In Pectinophora gossypiella chromosome 1, ilPecGoss1.1, whole genome shotgun sequence, one genomic interval encodes:
- the LOC126368357 gene encoding uncharacterized protein LOC126368357, protein MSTIKKHIFTPLEKKTFLDILKRYSSVIENKDTDGASLRAKNEAWDIVTREYNASPHATNQVTNKQLRRLWMNLKQRQREALTKERQHRLATGGGPATSDAVVDPDVSEVAPALIVGIDDAVDSDTIPVTADLAVQEVNMDLQPVSCLPSTSSQIPSTSAFSSSPFPCAVVTQAPLALAPTRTTLTPPPPGVGPLLSLTTTTPPPALPTTTPPPPLPTSTPPPPPLTASTPPPPLPTSTPPPRLPTPPPRFPTPPLINPSNTATQTFQRHKSSILDKEYKDRQRRANEIHELEVLLLRERIREAKARADLAELQLQQQCSSDTATDA, encoded by the exons ATGTCAACAATTAAGAAGCATATTTTTACTCCcctcgagaagaaaacttttttggatATATTGAAAAGATACTCCTCGGTGATAGAGAATAAGGATACCGATGGCGCTTCATTACGCGCAAAAAATGAAGCTTGGGATATTGTAACCAGAGAATACAACGCAAGCCCTCATGCTACCAATCAG gttacaaataaacaacttagGAGATTGTGGATGAACCTCAAGCAGCGGCAAAGGGAAGCACTGACAAAAGAACGTCAACATCGGCTAGCTACTGGAGGAGGGCCTGCAACCAGTGATGCAGTTGTAGACCCAGATGTGTCTGAGGTGGCCCCTGCTCTAATAGTTGGTATCGATGATGCTGTTGACTCTGATACAATTCcag TAACCGCTGACCTTGCCGTCCAAGAAGTAAATATGGACTTGCAGCCCGTCTCTTGTCTTCCCTCAACTTCTTCCCAAATACCATCCACCAGTGCATTTTCTTCATCACCATTCCCATGCGCTGTTGTTACACAAGCACCACTTGCCCTTGCCCCAACCCGGACAACATTGACACCACCTCCACCTGGAGTAGGTCCACTACTGTCTCTCACTacaaccactccaccaccagctctccctacaaccactccaccaccacctctccctacatccactccaccaccaccacctcttactgcttccactccaccaccacctcttcctacatccactccaccaccacgtcTTCCTACCCCACCTCCACGTTTTCCTACTCCACCTCTTATTAACCCATCAAATACAGCTACCCAAACTTTTCAAAGGCATAAAAGTTCTATTCTGGATAAGGAATATAAAGACAGACAGAGACGGGCTAATGAGATTCATGAGTTGGAGGTTTTATTGTTAAGAGAAAGAATAAGAGAAGCAAAGGCGAGAGCAGACCTCGCAGaacttcaactgcagcagcagtgttcgtcag ATACTGCAACTGATGCCTGA